From the genome of Monomorium pharaonis isolate MP-MQ-018 chromosome 1, ASM1337386v2, whole genome shotgun sequence:
CAATCGCGTAAAGCTATTTCTTGGTTGATTTGGATGGAACATGAATTGGGTCGTATTATAGCTCATGCTGGGCGTGGTCGTGAAACACGGCTACCCGAAGATATCTTGGTTGACGGTTATTACGAAGAAACTATTGAGAACACGATGATTAAACATGTTTTACAGTTTCACGGTTGTTATTGGCATGGTTGTCCCCGATGCTATACTGTAAATAGAAACAGCGGTACTACCACTGATACCATGGATACGCGTTTGGAACGCACACAGTTTATTAcagcaaaaattatatctgccggatatattttaacagaaaTGTGGGAGTGTGACTATGATCGTATTTTAGCATCTAGAGAAGatatgcgtatatttttagaaaaaaaccaAACCTCTATATCGCTGAAAGTGTTAAATCCACGTGATGCCTTTTACGGAGGTCGTACAGAAAACATGGTATCTCTGTATGATGTAAaggataataagaaaatacattATGTCGATGTATGTTCTCTTTACccttatatttgtaaaacagGTAAATTTCCTGTAGGACACCCGAAAATATACGTCGGCGAAGAATGTCGCGAATTAACAGGTCCTACAGGAGTCGAAATCGATAAAATAGAAGGCCTTGTTCACTGTACAATATTACCACCTCGTAATCTTTATCACCCTGTGTTACCCGTACGAATGCATggtaaattaatgtttgcTTTATGCCGTACATGTTGCGAAAATAAGTATCAATCAAATTGTATACACGAGGATGTTACTGATCGCGAATTTACAGGGACTTGGGTGGTTCATGAAATACGTAAAGCAGTAAGCGTTGGTTATaagatcaaaaatatttatgaaatttggcAATACGACGTAACACAATATAATTCTCAAACTAAGGAGGGTGGTCACTTCACAGAATACATAAacactttcttaaaaattaagcaaGAAGCTAGTGGTTGGCCTTCCGATTGCGTTGATGAGGAATCTAAAATACGATACATAGAGGAATATGAGCGAGCGGAAGGTGTTAAATTGGAGtcagaaaaaatatgtgtCAATCCAGGTCTCCGAgctgtttcaaaattatgtttaaattctttttgggGTAAATTTGGTCAGCGCGAAAATCTTCCTAAAGTTGAAATTGTGACAACACGTAGCAGATTGATACAGCTACTCTCCAGTAATGAAGTTAACGTTACAAGTATACTACCTGTTAATGACGACGTTTTATATGTTGGTTATATAAGTACAGACGAAAATTTAACACCATCTTCGATAACAAATGTTGTAATAGCCGCATACACAACAGCTCAAGcgcgtttaaaattatatgaatatctCGAACGTCTTGACAAACGAGTGTTATACTGCGATACAGAttcctgtatatatgtaaggGGTATTTCACCAAACGAATATGAACCGCCAACTGGTAAATTGTTGGGTGATTTGACAGATGAATTAACGTGTTATGGTACGGGTAGTTATATCGAATCTTTTGTTTCGGGTGGTCCGAAATTTTATGCTTTTGTAGTACGTAAACCTGATGGTAGTACCGCCGAAATTTGTAAGGCTAAGGGTATTACTCTTAATTTCgcaaatagtaaattaatcaattaccATTCTGTCAGATCTCTTATTACAAATGAGCTGGATACCCCTATAACACTTCATTTCAAAGCTATTAGGCGTACAGAGTTTCATAACGTTATAACAAATTCCGAGCATAAAACATGTAAACAGACTTTCGATAAAAGAAGGCGTGAAGGATCTTATGGTTCATTACCGTATggttattgtaatttataattatttattatatgcttacaatttcttgaaataaaaaatatcgatacaataaaaaaagttttttttttactttactttttaaaatattttaatacttagatattttaatatttagataacTATATTATGGtgtaagaaatcttttaatcAGAAACTTCCGCCAACTTTGGTTAGTCGCTAAGATGGATACGCGTTGGAAACATCCTTGGACTTCTATGATCTGTGCTCCCACAGGTTGTGGTAAAACCTTCTTCGTGAAAAGATTTTTTCGAAACATAGATACTATGAGCGACACCAAGTTTGATCGtatattgttttactattcAGAATGGCAGCCAAGTTATACTGAATATGGTGATAATGTCGAATTTCGCGAGGGTCTACCACGAAATGATGATTATGTTAATGATCTACGACCAAAACTTATTGTTATTGACGATCTTATGCGCGAAGCATCTGATAACACTGTTGtagatttatttacaaaagggAGCcaccataaaaatataagtgttatttttatcacaGAATTTATTTCATCAAGGTCGTGGTATGCGGGATATTTCGTTGAATGCTAATTATATAGTTGTGTTTAAAAATCCTAGGGATAGAGCCCAAATACAACATTTAGCTCGTCAAGTTTATCCGGAGAATATCCGGTTTTTACGGGAGATATATAACGATGCAGCATCTACTCCtcatgattatttattactagaTTTAAAACAATCTACACCGGAAAATTGTCGTTTTCGTACACATATATTTCCGGATGATGAGTatcaatatgtttatataccacgtaaagagataaagagtaaaaatataatacgagAAACACAGCTCCGATAATCtacatctaatattttatacagagactcacttaatatatttatacccAAGAGTTAATTCAAATCTTGTCAGTAGCTAAAACATCTCTTATATTAACAGACAGGCAGATAACAGCGATTTTTTATTACCAGCGATCACGTAATTTGTATAATGGCACCGCCCGCGCATATTTTATTCGGTCAAAAACATGCTTCAATACTACGGGCATTATGTCATCTTAGTAGCGAACAACGAATTGCTATCTTGAAAAAGGCTGATCCGAAACTCGTCAAGTGTATATGTGAGTGTGCTTTAAACATATTACGTGGTAATGTGACTCTTAAACAACCATATAAACAGCGTTTGAAACGTTATGCGCACATATTACGACGACTAGCCAATAAAAACGATTCTTGGAAGAACAAAAAGCGCTTAATCGTACAACGAGGAGGCTTCTTACCTTTATTACTAGCACCTATATTGGGTACTGTATTATCTCGTCTTATAGGAGGTAGCTAAAGAATAATGGAATACGCAAAAAATGGTCTTGATACCAGAAGAAAAAGTCGAGCAATTAACACatgtattgaataataataataaaacaattcaaACACCTGGTACTACATTAAGTAGATTAGATGAAGAAATGCGTGAAATTCTCAACTCAAGCAAATTTGCGgacgaaagagaaaaatgcaaGGCCTATTTACATATACTACAACGTTATCTATACTTCGTGGAAGAAGCAAAACGTAACACATCACCTTTTAAGACTAGCCTTGATAATAACgattataaaacaatacaaTCAAAATATTCAGAGGATGaagagatgaaaaaaaaaaaaagactgtcTAGACGACATATTAATTTTGGATAGTGTGCCTTTAAAATTTCGTCAAAAagctaaacttttattaaatcatataCATTCTAACGCTTCTGATCGACTAAGTTGGGATAAATATGGAGTTGTCACTATTAACGGTTTGAAAATAGATGAATCTAATATTATCGATCTTATAAATGACGCTATGCGTTCTAGAAAAATGGAAAGACCTGTCGGAAGACATCATTTTGCATCACTCCTGCGTACTGTAAAGATACCCCGTGAATTTATAGGAAACCAAAATTTTTGGTCAAATGATTTGAACACCGACAGTCATACGCTTCAAATACCTAACATTGTATCGTTGGATGCTGGTGGAAGAGTACGTCAGACATCTGACTCGAGCGAGTTTTTCACGGATGATACCGACGTCTACGAGCGTTATactaataagaataattggGAAAGTTTAacccctttaaataaaaaaaaagaaaaaaataaaactaaagtaTGAAGAGATTggaaaaaatctattacaaCCCTTCTAATAAGGCCTCTTTTTCTGGAGCGCCGAAATTATTACgtgaaacaaataaaacaatttccaAAGACAAAACAATTGCATGGTTGGAGAATCAAGATGCATATACGTTACACAAGCCTTTACGGACGGTCGATACCCGCGacgtttttacaatttatataatattgatgattTGTGGGAGGCAGATATCGTAGATCTACgggcaattaaaaattataataacaattatgcaTATTTACTGGTCGTTATTGACGCtttaagtaaatttgtttGGGTTGAAAAAACTGCGGGATAAAAACAAGTGCTGGTGTTGCAAAAGGCTTAGCACATATACTATCACGCAGTAATGGTAGACGTCCTATTGTTCTACAAAACTGATCGAGGTAAAGAATTTGTAGGGGCAGCCACAcagatttacttaaaaaaatgcaaaaaattggTTTTCGAGTAGCTCGTAATCCAGATGTGAAAGCAGCAGTTGTCGAACGATTTAACAGAACGTTAAAAGAACGTATATGGAGATATTTAcctacacaaaaaataaacgataTATTGATGTACtgcaaaatattgttgatgCGTATAATCGCTCATACCACAGCGCTATTAAAATGGCCCCCCAAGATGTAACATTGAATAATGTTCGAATTGCTCGAGCAATCTTCTGCATAAATATGCTTGTAAACGTACCCGTATTCCTAAATACAAGATCGGTGACCTTGTGCGAATCAGTAGTAAGCAAAGCTGCATTGCGAAAGGTTATGAAGGTGGCTGgagtaaagaaatttttcttataatacgTATATCCATACAACCACCGCCACCGGTCTACTTTTACGTGACCTTCAAGGTGAAGACATCGACGGCGTCTTTACGANNNNNNNNNNNNNNNNNNNNNNNNNNNNNNNNNNNNNNNNNNNNNNNNNNNNNNNNNNNNNNNNNNNNNNNNNNNNNNNNNNNNNNNNNNNNNNNNNNNNNNNNNNNNNNNNNNNNNNNNNNNNNNNNNNNNNNNNNNNNNNNNNNNNNNNNNNNNNNNNNNNNNNNNNNNNNNNNNNNNNNNNNNNNNNNNNNNNNNNNNNNNNNNNNNNNNNNNNNNNNNNNNNNNNNNNNNNNNNNNNNNNNNNNNNNNNNNNNNNNNNNNNNNNNNNNNNNNNNNNNNNNNNNNNNNNNNNNNNNNNNNNNNNNNNNNNNNNNNNNNNNNNNNNNNNNNNNNNNNNNNNNNNNNNNNNNNNNNNNNNNNNNNNNNNNNNNNNNNNNNNNNNNNNNNNNNNNNNNNNNNNNNNNNNNNNNNNNNNNNNNNNNNNNNNNNNNNNNNNNNNNNNNNNNNNNNNNNNNNNNNNNNNNNNNNNNNNNNNNNNNNNNNNNNNNNNNNNNNNNNNNNNNNNNNNNNNNNNNNNNNNNNNNNNNNNNNNNNNNNNNNNNNNNNNNNNNNNNNNNNNNNNNNNNNNNNNNNNNNNNNNNNNNNNNNNNNNNNNNNNNNNNNNNNNNNNNNNNNNNNNNNNNNNNNNNNNNNNNNNNNNNNNNNNNNNNNNNNNNNNNNNNNNNNNNNNNNNNNNNNNNNNNNNNNNNNNNNNNNNNNNNNNNNNNNNNNNNNNNNNNNNNNNNNNNNNNNNNNNNNNNNNNNNNNNNNNNNNNNNNNNNNNNNNNNNNNNNNNNNNNNNNNNNNNNNNNNNNNNNNNNNNNNNNNNNNNNNNNNNNNNNNNNNNNNNNNNNNNNNNNNNNNNNNNNNNNNNNNNNNNNNNNNNNNNNNNNNNNNNNNNNNNNNNNNNNNNNNNNNNNNNNNNNNNNNNNNNNNNNNNNNNNNNNNNNNNNNNNNNNNNNNNNNNNNNNNNNNNNNNNNNNNNNNNNNNNNNNNNNNNNNNNNNNNNNNNNNNNNNNNNNNNNNNNNNNNNNNNNNNNNNNNNNNNNNNNNNNNNNNNNNNNNNNNNNNNNNNNNNNNNNNNNNNNNNNNNNNNNNNNNNNNNNNNNNNNNNNNNNNNNNNNNNNNNNNNNNNNNNNNNNNNNNNNNNNNNNNNNNNNNNNNNNNNNNNNNNNNNNNNNNNNNNNNNNNNNNNNNNNNNNNNNNNNNNNNNNNNNNNNNNNNNNNNNNNNNNNNNNNNNNNNNNNNNNNNNNNNNNNNNNNNNNNNNNNNNNNNNNNNNNNNNNNNNNNNNNNNNNNNNNNNNNNNNNNNNNNNNNNNNNNNNNNNNNNNNNNNNNNNNNNNNNNNNNNNNNNNNNNNNNNNNNNNNNNNNNNNNNNNNNNNNNNNNNNNNNNNNNNNNNNNNNNNNNNNNNNNNNNNNNNNNNNNNNNNNNNNNNNNNNNNNNNNNNNNNNNNNNNNNNNNNNNNNNNNNNNNNNNNNNNNNNNNNNNNNNNNNNNNNNNNNNNNNNNNNNNNNNNNNNNNNNNNNNNNNNNNNNNNNNNNNNNNNNNNNNNNNNNNNNNNNNNNNNNNNNNNNNNNNNNNNNNNNNNNNNNNNNNNNNNNNNNNNNNNNNNNNNNNNNNNNNNNNNNNNNNNNNNNNNNNNNNNNNNNNNNNNNNNNNNNNNNNNNNNNNNNNNNNNNNNNNNNNNNNNNNNNNNNNNNNNNNNNNNNNNNNNNNNNNNNNNNNNNNNNNNNNNNNNNNNNNNNNNNNNNNNNNNNNNNNNNNNNNNNNNNNNNNNNNNNNNNNNNNNNNNNNNNNNNNNNNNNNNNNNNNNNNNNNNNNNNNNNNNNNNNNNNNNNNNNNNNNNNNNNNNNNNNNNNNNNNNNNNNNNNNNNNNNNNNNNNNNNNNNNNNNNNNNNNNNNNNNNNNNNNNNNNNNNNNNNNNNNNNNNNNNNNNNNNNNNNNNNNNNNNNNNNNNNNNNNNNNNNNNNNNNNNNNNNNNNNNNNNNNNNNNNNNNNNNNNNNNNNNNNNNNNNNNNNNNNNNNNNNNNNNNNNNNNNNNNNNNNNNNNNNNNNNNNNNNNNNNNNNNNNNNNNNNNNNNNNNNNNNNNNNNNNNNNNNNNNNNNNNNNNNNNNNNNNNNNNNNNNNNNNNNNNNNNNNNNNNNNNNNNNNNNNNNNNNNNNNNNNNNNNNNNNNNNNNNNNNNNNNNNNNNNNNNNNNNNNNNNNNNNNNNNNNNNNNNNNNNNNNNNNNNNNNNNNNNNNNNNNNNNNNNNNNNNNNNNNNNNNNNNNNNNNNNNNNNNNNNNNNNNNNNNNNNNNNNNNNNNNNNNNNNNNNNNNNNNNNNNNNNNNNNNNNNNNNNNNNNNNNNNNNNNNNNNNNNNNNNNNNNNNNNNNNNNNNNNNNNNNNNNNNNNNNNNNNNNNNNNNNNNNNNNNNNNNNNNNNNNNNNNNNNNNNNNNNNNNNNNNNNNNNNNNNNNNNNNNNNNNNNNNNNNNNNNNNNNNNNNNNNNNNNNNNNNNNNNNNNNNNNNNNNNNNNNNNNNNNNNNNNNNNNNNNNNNNNNNNNNNNNNNNNNNNNNNNNNNNNNNNNNNNNNNNNNNNNNNNNNNNNNNNNNNNNNNNNNNNNNNNNNNNNNNNNNNNNNNNNNNNNNNNNNNNNNNNNNNNNNNNNNNNNNNNNNNNNNNNNNNNNNNNNNNNNNNNNNNNNNNNNNNNNNNNNNNNNNNNNNNNNNNNNNNNNNNNNNNNNNNNNNNNNNNNNNNNNNNNNNNNNNNNNNNNNNNNNNNNNNNNNNNNNNNNNNNNNNNNNNNNNNNNNNNNNNNNNNNNNNNNNNNNNNNNNNNNNNNNNNNNNNNNNNNNNNNNNNNNNNNNNNNNNNNNNNNNNNNNNNNNNNNNNNNNNNNNNNNNNNNNNNNNNNNNNNNNNNNNNNNNNNNNNNNNNNNNNNNNNNNNNNNNNNNNNNNNNNNNNNNNNNNNNNNNNNNNNNNNNNNNNNNNNNNNNNNNNNNNNNNNNNNNNNNNNNNNNNNNNNNNNNNNNNNNNNNNNNNNNNNNNNNNNNNNNNNNNNNNNNNNNNNNNNNNNNNNNNNNNNNNNNNNNNNNNNNNNNNNNNNNNNNNNNNNNNNNNNNNNNNNNNNNNNNNNNNNNNNNNNNNNNNNNNNNNNNNNNNNNNNNNNNNNNNNNNNNNNNNNNNNNNNNNNNNNNNNNNNNNNNNNNNNNNNNNNNNNNNNNNNNNNNNNNNNNNNNNNNNNNNNNNNNNNNNNNNNNNNNNNNNNNNNNNNNNNNNNNNNNNNNNNNNNNNNNNNNNNNNNNNNNNNNNNNNNNNNNNNNNNNNNNNNNNNNNNNNNNNNNNNNNNNNNNNNNNNNNNNNNNNNNNNNNNNNNNNNNNNNNNNNNNNNNNNNNNNNNNNNNNNNNNNNNNNNNNNNNNNNNNNNNNNNNNNNNNNNNNNNNNNNNNNNNNNNNNNNNNNNNNNNNNNNNNNNNNNNNNNNNNNNNNNNNNNNNNNNNNNNNNNNNNNNNNNNNNNNNNNNNNNNNNNNNNNNNNNNNNNNNNNNNNNNNNNNNNNNNNNNNNNNNNNNNNNNNNNNNNNNNNNNNNNNNNNNNNNNNNNNNNNNNNNNNNNNNNNNNNNNNNNNNNNNNNNNNNNNNNNNNNNNNNNNNNNNNNNNNNNNNNNNNNNNNNNNNNNNNNNNNNNNNNNNNNNNNNNNNNNNNNNNNNNNNNNNNNNNNNNNNNNNNNNNNNNNNNNNNNNNNNNNNNNNNNNNNNNNNNNNNNNNNNNNNNNNNNNNNNNNNNNNNNNNNNNNNNNNNNNNNNNNNNNNNNNNNNNNNNNNNNNNNNNNNNNNNNNNNNNNNNNNNNNNNNNNNNNNNNNNNNNNNNNNNNNNNNNNNNNNNNNNNNNNNNNNNNNNNNNNNNNNNNNNNNNNNNNNNNNNNNNNNNNNNNNNNNNNNNNNNNNNNNNNNNNNNNNNNNNNNNNNNNN
Proteins encoded in this window:
- the LOC118646157 gene encoding uncharacterized protein LOC118646157; translated protein: MSIRLSRGRLQKEKALELVRNAKVNIPDNGCTIEELEQFQKYLAEFGIAIVLYEVETLGYGGETLYDGTRYVMNIFNSITHTLRLLYYRRIHHFEPILNLRAAVGSRCFCIACNIAYTRISDHKCLQKCNRCMGQPPCITAVNPHIKCNSCKRSFYNNNCFQRHLKPITLDNKKRKDKKSVCDTLKICNICSRFISTDKKQKHDCNITYCKICKDFYPINHLCYIQPIKQTKNNQSKIVFLFYDFETQQNTRVKGDDKTFVHVPSLCVVQQACSYCLNDNSDMSKICQYCGVREYVFNQDPVKQFVDLATKPLRSFKRTICIAHNAKAFDAQFILRYFATRGSMNEMPSIILNGTNIVVMTIGHTTFLDSLNYFHMPLSALPKAFALDSCTTKGTFPHLFNTPENQNYIEPLPDIKYYSPCYMHNDERERFLLWYNKEKHSNYIFDFAKEIVQYCKNDVTILRRACLAFRKMFIECGKVCPFEESTTIASACSRVYRKNFLQKNSIGIIPTGGYRWGQKQSRKAISWLIWMEHELGRIIAHAGRGRETRLPEDILVDGYYEETIENTMIKHVLQFHGCYWHGCPRCYTVNRNSGTTTDTMDTRLERTQFITAKIISAGYILTEMWECDYDRILASREDMRIFLEKNQTSISLKVLNPRDAFYGGRTENMVSLYDVKDNKKIHYVDVCSLYPYICKTGKFPVGHPKIYVGEECRELTGPTGVEIDKIEGLVHCTILPPRNLYHPVLPVRMHGKLMFALCRTCCENKYQSNCIHEDVTDREFTGTWVVHEIRKAVSVGYKIKNIYEIWQYDVTQYNSQTKEGGHFTEYINTFLKIKQEASGWPSDCVDEESKIRYIEEYERAEGVKLESEKICVNPGLRAVSKLCLNSFWGKFGQRENLPKVEIVTTRSRLIQLLSSNEVNVTSILPVNDDVLYVGYISTDENLTPSSITNVVIAAYTTAQARLKLYEYLERLDKRVLYCDTDSCIYVRGISPNEYEPPTGKLLGDLTDELTCYGTGSYIESFVSGGPKFYAFVVRKPDGSTAEICKAKGITLNFANSKLINYHSVRSLITNELDTPITLHFKAIRRTEFHNVITNSEHKTCKQTFDKRRREGSYGSLPYGYCNL